The Gallus gallus isolate bGalGal1 chromosome 6, bGalGal1.mat.broiler.GRCg7b, whole genome shotgun sequence genomic interval CAGGTAATAGCTCAAAAGTTATGAATCAGCATTACGTGGTTACACAGGTGATACACAAGGCAATTTAGAGCAGGAGGCCATCACTTCCAGTGCtccaaaactgtatttctgatttttatgtCTCTTTCTCATGGAGGAAACAGCTATGTTTTCCTCTGACTTCCCATGCTTCTGGTTTGATTTTGCAGAGCTATTGAAGAATGTGAGCTACCTGAGGACTTACGGGTATGGGGTACGCATGGGTGCCAAGTGCTTTGTTGATTGTGAGCACAGTTCTATCATCTGCATATTAAGGATGTGCCAAAATGAGTGACCAGCCACATGCCATAAATGACTAACTATCGGGCTGGTATTTATTctataaaatggaaaacagtgctGAAATCCATAAGGTACTTACAAGTCAAGGCAACAAGCCTGCAGAGCACAACCTGCTCTAGACTTGGGATCCAGGACAGGTCTGACTGTAGCAACTGAGTTGTGCGATTCCATAACAGAACCCATTAAGTCATATCAAGCACAGTACAAATGCAGCCCCTGTGCTTCTGGACCCAGTAAGCACATCTCCACACTTGTATTGTAAATGCACCCCTTATATCAGACACAAGTAAGAACGCCGGGTTTTGGTGCATGGTTGGAAACACTACCACCAGCACATGGCAACTTCTAGACAAATGTCATCAAGTTTCACTCCTCCTAGAGTCAGTGAAACACCTCCGCTACTTCTCATTACTCTATGAAGCCCTTCCATAAAATTAAGCAGTCCTTCAAGTtcactgttttccaaaacaataaaaactgaGTGCCACAATGACCTTTGCAGATTCTAAGAGCAGAACCTCAGTTTCTTCGTGTAAGAACCAGACAGTAGATATTCACACAGCTTTCAATCACAACCAGAGGAACAAAGCTGAAGAGACAAGCTGCCCTTGTAGGCAAAATTCACAATAAGGccttcatttgctctttgaCAAAAACTTTACAGATACTTAGATTGCTGAGATTATTCAATGGGCTTGGAAAGAGTCAGAGAAATGCAACAAACCTCAATGGCCTCCTTTGCAAATTTAatggctttcctttctctgtgatTCAATTACTGAGAGAAACCTAACCCTTCCCCAAGCCTTCACCTTTGATCAGAGCAGGTATCCAATGCTGTTCAGTTTAGGtacattttgtgcttttttctcaTGCAAATGCAAATTGCTGTAGACCAGATGGCACTTTTGCCAAATTCGTTTCATGGATTTTAGTCTGTTTTCTACCTTTCACCTAAAAGGAGTATTATGTACACGGAGATTgcttttctgggagaaaataatgagagatttattttctttcaaaaattacAAGATTAGATCTAGCTTGGAATAATTCCACTGAAACCTGTAGCATTACATCAACGATTATTTAACTGGATCGtttgattaaaataattataacaAAGCCAATCTGTATTTCAGCTATCAGTACTGTGTTGAAGTTGGCCACCTGCATCATTTTTAGCAAAGTATTTACACAAAGCATCATCGAGTTTAGCCAAATATCTTACGCTCCAAATTAGTCCTTCAAGACCCAAGAGACCCAATCCAACCCCAAGGCTGAAGCTGATCTCTTGAGCTTGAAGAAACAGTTTGCATAGAGCTGTGAACCTTTCCTCGTGTACAAAGTTGCAAGGAAAGACATTCTTAAGTAAACCTTCACCTTGTTTCTGAACTGTAAAGACTTGCTAGCAGGGTAGTTCAAAATGCTTCACCAGCTCCCAGTTCCTAATTCCAAACCAAACGCACAGGCACacacaagaacaaaaataagtgAATGTTTACACCATGTATATTCAGCCAGAGCTGGGAGATGGAAATTGAATTTGGGCTTCAGTGCCTGCAGAAGGGTTTGGGGTGAGACCATAAAACAGATACCTTGAGTtaaattttccttattttagaATTCCTGATAAGGATAATCCCTAGCTAGAGCAAACCAAACCATTTATGAGCTTCTGTTCTTGTTCAGTGGATTATTCtttaattcaattaaaataaaaacaaactctaACCAAGAGTGTTTACCCATTTGTACCTCTTTAAGTAATCTCATTAAATTGGTATGTGAAGGCTTGTGGAACCTGACCCACAAGAACAGTGGGAGCAGCCTATTTAACAAGATGTCCTCTACACTGCAATCACCGTGATGCTTCAGATCCATGTTCAAGTTCattatttgaaacaaaacacagatctCTATGGGCTTTTTAACCTTTCTTTATGGCTCTGAATCCATTTGCAAGAATTAGAGGTCACTCTAATTACgtagaaacaaacattttcacaTCTTTATAGGTTCACCTTCACACCATCATTGCCGGGCAAGAGTTAGCATCCCTTACAATGCGCACTGTAGTCGTAGTCATACTTGCAAGCTGTATAGCATTAGCTAAGATGGTGTGGGTCCATGGTGTGGATTTAGGGCAGTGAACGCTCTCCTGGGGATGGTCCCATAAatctcactgttttttttctacgTAGAGCACCCACAGAAGAACTGAACCCACATTGttcattatttcagtttaaGATCAGAGCTGCTATGCTCTTCTGTCCCACTTATTTCTCCTGCAAAAACCATTCTGTTGCATGACCCCCCCCAACCCAGAAGCCACTTAGAAGAAAGAAGATTCACATTAAATTCTGCCAGGGATGAGGCAAAATTAAGCTCTTCCCACATGGAGAACTGCACAGGAGGAGCCACCAAattcagccaggaggagcccaCAGGACTGGCTCCCTCAGGCAAGACCATTTTATGactcatcatttttctttagttcTGCAAAACAGTAGTATCACATCCGAGTCCTTACTCTAGGTCTGTCACCACAAACAGGATGCTACGGGTTACCTGAAAAATCTACTATGACTGTCATGTGGCAAACACGTGGCATATGTCATAGAGAAGGCAAAGTGGTTTGCGTTCTCTCTACAATGGTGAATTTTACACTGTAAAATAATGTGATGTTTAATACAAAAGTGTGATATACAGCGTATACAATGTAATATCTAACATATATTTTGCAGTCCTAAACACACGTAGTATTGTGTGGTGTAATTATATAGTACAGTGGAAATATGAAAGATCTCACCTATACTCAGCTGTGAGCttttaggaaaaataagcatttgAGATAATATTGAAGGTGGCGTTTGATGCTGAAATTACTTCTGTCCATCTGCATGGCACAAAACTTCAACCTTGTCAATAACCCATTTAAGACAGACATCTAATTCCTATAAAGACCTTTCCACTGAGTTCTATCAGGCACCTGTGATTTTGTCACTGCAAAAATTCCACATTTTCCTAAGAAactcagaaaagagagaaattatgTCAGTTCTACcccttcagcagctttctgttcAGTTATTTCCAAGATctgttaaacaaaaaaaaaaaacaaaacaccacagacTTAAAAAATCAAATAGCAGCAACACAGTTCCATCTAAGGGAAGGGAACTGCTTTTCTATAACCGTTTTTTTCTCCCACAGTGGACAATACTGGCGGGCTGAGATTTAACCAGAGATGGGCTCCTTTTACAAGATTGCTTATATAAAGCGGAGATAACACCAGCTGGGTTCATTTGCAAGAGGACATCTTGGGAAGAGACGGCAACGCAGCTACTGGAATAAGACCgcaatgaaaatctgaaatacttAATCCCCTCCTCTCTTGTAGGTATTATACTTCATTTATTGCAGAATGCATAGGATTATAAGTAGAAGGGGTTGTCACTGAAATGTCATGTGTAAGCtttttataaatgtatttagAAAGAGGGTGactgaaaatgttgaaattgatttcttttcttgggAATGCTTAATGGGCAAGACATCTTTCTTTACCTAAATTATACTGCTTAATTCTGACACTGTGCTTGGTAATACAGATATGAGGGCAGACACTGGAGAGTGTCTACAAGGGCAAATAGGAGCGCAGcagtcccagccccacagcctgctcTGTGCCGGAGGGTGTTTCTGCCCACGGGAAGCAGCTTGCAGGGCTGAGGCCTGCGGTGGAGATGGAAACTACAGCCACACAGCATAATTACTGCTAAACTTACAGTtttcagaacagagaaattGTAACAATTAGAAACACCTACAAGAAGTTAAGATTATATACGTCAGGATAGACATCAACACAGAATAATTTTTGCATTACATTACTAAGCACAGTGTGTATATTAGTTGCAGAGCATTTCTTCCAGTAATTTCAattgtctctttttttcagctCCCATTATTTCAATTTCCTTTAGTTATACTAACGACtctttaaaagcacaaaaatatcCTAGAATAACTTTAAATCGGCACTAAAATGAAACAGTAAAACTGTCATAGTAGTGATCCATTGATAATAGTGGTCTTGGAAATACATGTCTTTTTGACGCAATTGAAATTGGATGATAACATCAGCAACATTATTTCTCTCTGCAAGACTGACAAGTTTAAATAGTAGCTAGTTTAACACTTTCATGTCTTCCAGTTAGGAAGGcaaattcagcttttttttccccctgtgtCCTCAGGTCATTGCAAGAAATGGTGGCTGTTACTGTTTATCTGATGGTCATCTTGGCTCAAGCTTTTGCAGGGCCCTGCACTCCAAATAAAGCAGGTAGAATTACTCAAGTCTCCCATGctcttttcttgtatttaagCAGCCAAAgtgttgttttccatttaaagctgcttttcttcagagagTTAAACTGTAGGTTCTGCAGAGTTAACCCTCATATTTCCtttattgatttatttccaGACAGCATAGTAAAGCATACACTACTAAGGTCCTACCTCTCTACAGAACTAGAATGCTTAACTCTGCAATAGCCACAGTGCAATAAAGTTAAGTGTGAATAGAATTCAGATCTAAGTTGGCAAATAAAAGAGCAGCAATTAGAAACTGGCCAAAATAGTCACAGTGCTGCTGATCTCTGCTGCCTGAGCTGGGCTTAAGTCCTCCTGACTGCAGTCTAATGACTGGTGCTGAGTGAGTGACATGGGCTGAGCTTCTGAACACCACTGCtgtacttaaaaatataatggTCATCATCAAAGTTGAGGCCATAATTACACTCTGATTTCTGCCTAGACGCTCAAATGATCTGGTGTCAGACAAACCTTCACTGCACAGTTCACTAAAATTAAGAAACACTTTAGGAACGTGTTGGAATACGCCTCAATAGAGAATCATTGCACTGAATGTGTGGCATGCATGTATATAATAATAGACCAGTGTATGCTACTGCCAGTAACTTCACGgtatattttaagtatttggCCCTATGTCCACCTATTTCAGTGCCCTCCCTTGCATAAGGAGTTTCTTAGAGCTGAAGACCTTCCACAGTTGTGAAGTCACCATCTCTGACCACCAACACAAGCAGAACAAGCCTGCATTTGTTGATTTGAACGAAGCAAGCTATTAAGGTCCCTATATGATTTTCCCCACACAAATTCCCAACTCCTGCCAGCATAGGAAGGCTGAAGAATCAGGCTTTTATCACGAAGATGAGAGTGTTGGAAGTTTTAAAATAGACAAGTAGTTCTGGGCAGagcatttttgtgtttgtttttttaaggcagTTATTGGTACTCCTTCTCAATTTTCAGTTCACCGGTGTTTAGTCAGTATTTCCATTCAAATTCACATCACACCCTCAAATTCACACTGCCTGATTCTCTTTGAAAAAGGCTCAAATCTTCTGACACGACGAAGCAATTAGTCTCAGTTACTATGTTCAATATTCGTTGTTCTAGCAGTAACCATACAAGGAAACAAATTGCAGTACTATTAGCTGTCACTGTTAACAGGCCTAGGCTTCTCAGTTGATCTACACTAACACTGCTAACACGGCTAGGCTCTTTGGTTCATTTTTGGATCTTAGCTTCTAATACCGAAATTGTAAAACTTGTTTGCACTGGCCCCTCTAGATCAAACACCGCTACAGAAAGATGCAGACCCACTGCAACCTAACAAACAACTTCGGTGATATTATTTTTACAGTGCCAGTGTCATTCCACCAACAGTAGCCAGCTCCGCAGCTCTATAATCCAACGTGACATTACAGTGCAGCAGTTCTTCACCTCAGTGTATTTGTTCCTTAATCAGCTGCTCCAGAAAGATAAAAGATGTGCATGAAGTTCTATGTTGATTAGAAAGCAAGGACAAAACTCGCTCAGGGAGGACTGAATTTAACAACCCTGAGGTCAGTTCTGTGTAGCACACGCTGTTCCCATTCCCTCGCTGCTAACATTAGGGGACCTTCCAGCAGATGCTCCCACCCACAGGATTTAAATCCCCATGGAAAGCAGATGTGCGGACTTGTCTTTCTGAAAGGAAGGCATTCCTGAATGTCACTGTAGGcatattgttttcctttcagatgtAATTCTGGTATACTGCTATCCTAGAACCATCATTACAAAAATTCCAGAGTGTCCTTATGGATGGGAGGTCAATCAGCTGGCTCTTGGAGGCATTTGTTACAATGGGATCCATGATTCAGGATATTACCAATTCACAATCCCAGACCTGTCacctaaaaataaatcatactGTGGGACGCAGTCAGAGGTAAGACTTTCAGATCAATATTTCTGACAGataacacagcacagcctgagctgggtTCAGGAATTGGCTGGATTCACTTGAAAGAGCCCATTTGGTTCCAGTGGGCTTTAAGTACTAATGAAGAGAGGGCAATTCAGGTATCAGGTCTCTTTTTAGATTCAGGAGAATTAAATAGTCATGTTCTGCACCTACAGGCAAAATACACACAGGTTTAATGTTATTAGCCTGTGTGCCTGTCACTCATTTGCATGCAGACACACAATATGAAAAGCTACAAAACCACGTTTCCTTGGGAATGCTGTTTTGTCACAAGGTTGAATCCTCATATTTCAACATCCCAGGTTGTTCCTGGTGCCTCAAATAGTCACTGTTGCATATATGTTTCTATTTTACCACCTACAGTTTAAGAACCCTGTTTATCACTTCTACAACTCCATCGTCTCCAATGACTCCACAGTGATCGTGAAGAGCCAGCCTGTGAATTACTCATTCACCTGCACGTACAATGCCAACTACTTGGTGAACCAGGCTGCCTTCGACCAAAGGTAAGTCTTGGTCTGGCAGTGAGGCTCACTCCTTTTTAAGCCCCAGGTTCCACTCATACAGAGTGATGTGGTTTTCATATCCCTAGGGTGGCCACCGTCCATGTGAAGAATGGGAGCTCCGGCTCATTTGAAAGTCAGTTATCCCTCAACTTCTACTCTGTAAGTGTTCTTTGCCACTCAGCTTTTTGCCTTCACCTTCCACAAACTCCAACAGGAAAAaagggctgctgctcctgacttcTGCATGTCACGGAGCTTACATTACCAGCCTGCAGCAGATGATTACAGCATGGTTTGTACAGGCCCTTGTTTCCAGTGATTAACAGGGATATAACTTAAACCAAACAGAGCAGACACATGCCAACTGTTCATTTAATTCCTCCACGAGGCAGCTTTTTCTGCTGACTGGTACATTTCTAACATGCTGACaagttttataaagaaaaaagcaaaacttgttGGTAGTCCCactcaaagagcagcagcatgcacCTACACACACCGCCACTATGACATTGTCTCTATAGGAATAGAACAGCTCTGTGCATGTCCCTTGCAGTCTGCTTCCTTGTCCTCTCATCTGGCAGACATTTCATGTTCCCCAAAGATCCTGCTGGAATTTTACTTCCAGCATTCACCCATGGATATCAGGCTGATCTTTTGAAGcactcctctcctccccacagcTACTTCATGCTGTTCCTGATCTTTTCCCACCAAAGCACACTCTAAAGCACCAAAGCAGCTAGAAAAAGCACAGCTCCTTCACTCAATTCCCACTCCATACAGTCATCTCCAGTGCCCCACTCCTACCCgcttctcccagcagctctggttcacaagggcagcagcagcaggcccaCTTCCCACTCATGCTCTCATTCCACACGTCCCACATCCCAGTCAGCAGCAAACTCTGCCACTTATTGCTATTATGAAATTGCAATAGTCTTACTACTAAACACAGATGTTAGAACTCACAGGTAGTAAGAACCCAGGCTTCTGGAGTCCACCTCTCCAGAGCTGTCTGAAGTTGCCATGTGCCTCTGCTTTGCATGGTGCTTGTAACATATGATgcctttccctctttttctttcaaagaatgCCAAGTTTTCAAGTATAAAAGAAGCCCCTTTTGTCGTCGAAACATCAGAAATTGGTTCTGACATATTTGCTGGCGTGGAAGCTAAGGGCTTAAGTGACAGGTATGTGAAGAAAGGAATGACAATAAATCTACAATTGGGATGCTGTGTGCTGATCTGGTGCTTGTGCCTTCCCAGGTTCAAAGTTGTTCTCAACAACTGCTGGGCAACGCCCTCCTCAGAGTACTTCTACCAGGTGCACTGGCCTCTGATCACCAAGGGGTAGGTGCTGGTGGGCCTGGGGAGCTGCCCTACTGTTTCCCAGGCACACACAAGCAGGAAGTGGCCCACAGCTGGGGAAATGTCTTCCCCAGACCATGACTTCAG includes:
- the TECTB gene encoding beta-tectorin precursor, with protein sequence MVAVTVYLMVILAQAFAGPCTPNKADVILVYCYPRTIITKIPECPYGWEVNQLALGGICYNGIHDSGYYQFTIPDLSPKNKSYCGTQSEFKNPVYHFYNSIVSNDSTVIVKSQPVNYSFTCTYNANYLVNQAAFDQRVATVHVKNGSSGSFESQLSLNFYSNAKFSSIKEAPFVVETSEIGSDIFAGVEAKGLSDRFKVVLNNCWATPSSEYFYQVHWPLITKGCASDFSIVVHENGKTNRATFQFNAFRFQNIPKLSKVWLHCETHVCDSEKFSCPVTCDKRKQRMEQTGGVLVAEISVRNKGLSRFYMLSDVIFHLLFAIGFCAILL